The Streptomyces sp. DH-12 genome has a window encoding:
- a CDS encoding MarR family transcriptional regulator — protein sequence MGDTPGLEEPTLEEQIAAYQREFQDLDPQVEQIVNALSRLNRRMNVAYGRQTAELGITNADWEVLKALVLSGAPYRMGPSDLAKRLGLTPAAMTHRIDRMVTEGLVTRERDENNRVRVIVELTPAGREKWQEAMRMATVFETDLLQDLDPEERTALGEVLIRLLRRVEDAQPDAGGRLTDLD from the coding sequence ATGGGCGACACCCCCGGCTTGGAAGAGCCGACCCTCGAAGAGCAGATCGCCGCGTACCAGCGCGAGTTCCAGGACCTCGACCCGCAGGTCGAGCAGATCGTCAACGCGCTCTCCAGGCTCAACCGCCGCATGAACGTCGCCTACGGCCGGCAGACCGCCGAGCTCGGCATCACCAACGCCGACTGGGAGGTCCTGAAGGCCCTCGTCCTCTCCGGCGCCCCCTACCGGATGGGCCCCAGCGACCTCGCCAAGCGCCTGGGTCTGACCCCGGCCGCCATGACCCACCGCATCGACCGCATGGTCACCGAGGGTCTGGTCACCAGGGAGCGGGACGAGAACAACCGGGTCCGCGTCATCGTGGAGCTCACCCCGGCCGGCCGGGAGAAGTGGCAGGAGGCCATGCGGATGGCCACCGTCTTCGAGACGGACCTCCTGCAGGACCTCGACCCGGAGGAGAGGACCGCCCTCGGCGAGGTGCTCATCCGCCTGCTGCGCAGGGTGGAGGACGCCCAGCCCGACGCCGGCGGACGCCTCACCGACCTGGACTGA